A window of the Brassica napus cultivar Da-Ae chromosome C5, Da-Ae, whole genome shotgun sequence genome harbors these coding sequences:
- the LOC111211451 gene encoding putative ubiquitin carboxyl-terminal hydrolase 11: protein MTICDSMMETHVPCTLEEERRIVTELISEAEDNLKEGNLYFVISNRWYTSWQRSSREPTRPGPIDNHDIIDTQSDASDPQLCRRLEEGVDYVLVPQQVWRKLVEWYKGGPTIQRKLICQRFQSYSVEVYPLCLKLTDSRDKSSATIRSSKQASVGQLYELVCSARGVSKEKARIWDYFEKKKSVLLDPSSERTLEESCLQVDHDILLEVDENASSKYDMSSAGNELALVPVGPTRSDATNTMPGANGHSNRSMFWKDPFEHDSSSGFGEREKRGLRGLHNLGNTCFMNSTLQCLAHTPPFVDYFLKDYSDDINEDNPLGMRGELATAVGELLRKLWSYGKNAVAPRFFKTELARFAPQFSGYNQHDCQEMLSFLLDGLHEDLNKVKQKSYTESKDSDGRPDDEVAEEMWKYHKARNDSVIVDVCQGQYKSTLVCPDCGKFSITFDPFMYLTLPLPTSLTRSMTVSVFYGDRTPYTVTVPKDGSLGDLSNAIGAACGLKDDESLLLADVYAHKVYKYLETPLLSLSEIRDNDRIVAYRFNQMHRGPGKAKLEILHSEQKQDAEISGKLFGIPLVAYVNTERHSGSDIDAVISGLLSPLHRTHSPAGSLEDTTVGEKEFSFSVFWLDRYSSGLKPLESDFVPNPLSATRLVVKWDEKEHEKYDSSSYLNDLPEVYKETSSVAEEVSLFSCLEAFLAEEPLGPDDMWRCPACKEHRQANKKLNLWKLPEILVFHLKRFAYTRFLKNKIDTFVNFPIHDLDLSKYVKNKEGESYLYELYAISNHEGGMGGGHYTAYAKLMDENKWYEFDDSRVSAIDESKIKSSAAYVLFYRRVRSESEASSMDED from the exons ATGACTATCTGTGATTCGATGATGGAAACGCATGTTCCGTGCACTCTCGAGGAAGAAAGACGTATTGTGACGGAGCTGATTAGCGAAGCCGAAGATAATCTGAAAGAGGGCAACTTGTATTTCGTCATCTCTAACAG GTGGTATACAAGCTGGCAGAGATCTAGTAGAGAGCCTACTAGGCCCGGTCCGATTGACAATCATGATATTATTGATACCCAAAGTGACGCTAGTGATCCGCAGCTTTGTAGGAGGCTTGAGGAAGGTGTCGACTACGTTCTTGTTCCTCAACAAGTTTGGAGAAAACTCGTGGAATG GTATAAAGGAGGTCCTACTATACAGCGAAAGTTAATCTGTCAAAGGTTTCAGAGCTATAGTGTGGAGGTTTATCCACTCTGCCTTAAGCTGACAGACAGTCGAGACAAGAGCAGTGCAACCATAAGGTCGAGCAAACAG GCTTCTGTAGGTCAACTATATGAGTTGGTTTGTTCTGCAAGAGGTGTATCAAAAGAAAAG GCTCGCATCTGGGATTACttcgagaagaagaaaagcgTACTCTTGGATCCTTCATCTGAAAGAACCTTGGAGGAATCGTGCCTTCAAGTAGACCATGAT ATTCTTCTTGAAGTTGATGAGAATGCGTCTTCTAAGTATGACATGAGCTCGGCGGGAAATGAGTTAGCTCTTGTACCTGTAGGGCCTACGAGATCAGATGCTACCAATACTATGCCTGGTGCTAATGGTCACTCCAACCGTTCCATGTTTTGGAAAGACCCTTTCGAACATGACTCCTCGAGTGGTTTTGGggaaagagaaaagagaggcTTAAGAGGATTGCATAATTTGGGAAACACGTGTTTTATGAATAGCACTCTTCAGTGTTTAGCTCATACGCCTCCTTTCGTTGACTATTTCTTGAAAGATTACAGCGATGACATAAATGAAGATAATCCTTTGGGAATGCGA GGTGAGCTTGCCACTGCGGTTGGTGAGCTTTTGAGGAAGCTGTGGTCGTATGGAAAAAATGCGGTTGCGCCACGCTTTTTTAAGACAGAACTTGCTAGATTTGCACCGCAATTTAGTGGTTATAATCAGCATGATTGTCAA GAAATGCTTTCTTTCCTATTGGATGGGCTTCATGAAGACTTGAACAAGGTTAAACAAAAATCTTACACTGAATCTAAAGATTCAGATGGTCGTCCAGATGATGAAGTAGCCGAAGAAATGTGGAAATATCACAAGGCTCGTAATGATTCCGTGATTGTTGATGTCTGCCAA GGACAATACAAGTCAACACTTGTCTGCCCAGATTGTGGAAAATTCTCAATCACCTTTGATCCCTTCATGTACTTAACTTTGCCGTTGCCAACAAGTCTCACTCGGTCAATGACTGTTTCAGTGTTTTACGGCGATCGGACGCCATACACAGTAACAGTTCCTAAAGATGGTTCATTGGGAGATCTAAGTAATGCAATAGGCGCCGCTTGTGGCTTGAAAGACGATGAAAGCCTTTTACTAGCAGat GTGTATGCTCACAAGGTCTATAAATATCTTGAGACTCCACTGCTGTCTCTGAGTGAGATAAGAGACAACGACCGTATTGTGGCATATAGGTTCAACCAGATGCACAGAGGACCAGGAAAAGCCAAACTAGAGATTCTTCACTCGGAGCAGAAACA AGACGCAGAGATTTCTGGAAAGTTATTTGGAATTCCCCTTGTTGCTTATGTCAACACAGAACGACATAGTGGAAGTGACATTGATGCAGTTATTTCTGGATTGCTATCACCGCTACACCGGACTCATTCACCAGCTGGAAGCTTAGAGGATACTACAGTTGGTGAAAAAGAGTTTTCTTTCAGCGTCTTCTGGTTAGATCGTTATTCGTCCGGTCTCAAGCCACTTGAGTCCGATTTTGTTCCGAATCCTCTTAGTGCTACAAGGCTCGTGGTCAAGTGGGACGAGAAAGAGCATGAAAAATATGATTCAAGCAGCTACTTGAATGATCTACCTGAGGTTTATAAAGAAACTTCCTCGGTGGCGGAAGAggtttctttgttttcatgCTTGGAAGCCTTTCTAGCAGAAGAGCCTCTCGGACCAGATGATATGTGGCGTTGTCCTGCTTGCAAAGAACACAGGCAAGCGAACAAGAAGCTGAACTTGTGGAAGTTGCCAGAGATTCTTGTGTTCCACCTAAAACGGTTCGCCTATACcagatttttaaagaataaGATTGATACGTTCGTGAATTTTCCGATTCATGACTTAGATTTAAGCAAGTACGTGAAGAATAAAGAGGGTGAGTCGTATCTTTACGAACTGTATGCGATTAGCAATCATGAAGGTGGTATGGGAGGTGGTCACTACACTGCTTATGCTAAG TTGATGGACGAGAACAAGTGGTACGAGTTTGATGACAGCCGTGTTTCAGCTATAGATGAGTCTAAGATCAAGAGTTCGGCCGCATATGTTTTGTTCTATCGAAGAGTGAGAAGTGAGTCGGAGGCATCGAGTATGGATGAGGATTAG